The following nucleotide sequence is from Dialister pneumosintes.
CCAGCCGGATGCTTAGCGAAGTACGCACCACCCTGATGACCTGGGCAGTCAAACTGAGCATATCCCTGTTCTACATATGTAGCTAATCCTTTGAAGAATGGTGGCAACATATCGCTTTCATATTTAGCTGCTGCACTTTCAATCTGGCGTTCATATAATCCACGGTTAACTTCTCTCAAGTCCATTACGCGGAATACTTTTTTGAGAACTTCATCACAAACAGAGGTTCCTTCTACAAGTACTAAGAATACCGGAATACCAAATGCTGCGATCTTTGCTTCTTCGTCCAAAATCGCAGTATCAGCATCAGTAATAACAATAGCTGCTACATCGGTAAAATCGGTGTCATTAAGACCAACGATTTCACGTTCGGTAATTGGATTAAGAACGGAATAAGCTTTGTCTGAATAAGCAAGTTTAAAATGCTTCATTAATTAAGACCTCCTACTAAATTAGTGGACATATCTCACAACCGTGTGCACCCGATTGTAAAACATTTTATTCGTGTCAGCGATTACATAAATCACTTCACGTTTACATACCTATTTTAGTACAATCACCTCTCATAAACCAATATCATTTGCATTCTAATTCATTTTATATCTCACATTTAATTAAATAAACTAATTATTCTCTATAATTATTATTAATTACTTTTACTTATTGTTATATCAGAATATATATATATCACAAATATTCTTTATGCTCTTTTTTTTTATAATAATTTAGAAACTCTTTTTTTTATATGAGATTTTTCAGCGATAAACACTGATTATTTTAAAAGTTATTTGTATTTATATCTTTTGTTTATAATTTCATTTTTCTGTATGTAAAATATTTTTTATTTCTATTTTATATACATTTTTTGATTACATGTAAGTTATATATTTTTTATTAATACTTTTTTTGTGTTTTTATTTTATTCATTAGTTTATATTCAGTTTATATAATAATTAAATTTATTTTATTATTTTTCTCAGCAAAACTTTACTATTTACTATCATCTTTTCCAATATAAAATATATAGCATTTTATACTTGTATATTTAATAAATAACAGCTTTTGTTTTTGCGTAATCAGCAAAATATCTTATAATGTAATCTTTTAAAAGAACAGCAGGTCTTGATAGAGGAACGCTTCCATCCCAAGTTAAAGTAATATACCTATAGCACCTTGGAGATGTAATAGGAATTAAAGTGACTTGTTCCCCGCAGGAAATGTCACTCCAAGTAATTTGCGGTACTAAAGATATCCCCATTCCCGCTCTGATAAACTCTCTTACCGTAAGTAAACTATCACTTTCTAAATCTACACGAGGTGTAAATCCTGCTTTTCTACAATAGTATTCAATAATTTTACGTAAACTTTGTCCTTTATGTAAACAAATAAAACCGTCTTCCGCAAAATCATTTAAATTTACACTAATCATTTTTGATCGAGGATCTGATTGCGGTAATGCCATCAATAATTCTTCTCTAAATAAAGTAACCGAATGATCATTAGTCATAGGTTTAATATCACTGGTCAACTCTAAATCAGTATTCAATCCTCCAATACTACTAGGTCTTTCATTAGCACCTCGTAATAATAATTCAAAATTTACTTCCGGATACTCTTTCTTAAATCCGGCAAGAAATACAGGTAACAACTTAGAAGCAGCTGATATAGAAAGACGTACCGTTTGTTGTTCTTGTTGCTTAGCCGTATCTAATTCTCGTTTAGTTAATTCTACTTCTTCCAAAATACGATTAGTATGCTTAAGTAATATTTCTCCAAAAGGTGTTAGCGTAATATTTCTTCCTTTTCTTGTGAACAAAGGAACATTAAAATCTTTTTCTATAGAATTAATCACCCTACTCACAGTCGGTTGTGCAACCTGAAGTGCTTCCGCAGTTTTAGTTACATGTTGAAGTTCTGCTACTTTCTGAAAGTAAGTCATAACCATTAATGTAAGTTTCAACATTAACTCCTTTCCATATTATAATAAATTATTTATATCAGTAATAAACATTAATTATAGAAGAGGGGATATATATCCCCTCTTCTATAATTAATGTTTATTAAATTGACTAAAACGTTTTGCAGCATAACTTTTAGCAAAATCAGCAAAATGATCAATAATAAATTTCTTTAATTCTGCGGCCGGAGCCGGCAATTCTCTATTTTTATCCCAAGTTAAACTAATGTAACGATAACACCGAGGAGATGCAATAGGCACTAAAACTACATTTTCTCCACCAACACCCCCCCAAGTGATTTGAGGAACAAAGGAAATT
It contains:
- a CDS encoding LysR family transcriptional regulator, translated to MLKLTLMVMTYFQKVAELQHVTKTAEALQVAQPTVSRVINSIEKDFNVPLFTRKGRNITLTPFGEILLKHTNRILEEVELTKRELDTAKQQEQQTVRLSISAASKLLPVFLAGFKKEYPEVNFELLLRGANERPSSIGGLNTDLELTSDIKPMTNDHSVTLFREELLMALPQSDPRSKMISVNLNDFAEDGFICLHKGQSLRKIIEYYCRKAGFTPRVDLESDSLLTVREFIRAGMGISLVPQITWSDISCGEQVTLIPITSPRCYRYITLTWDGSVPLSRPAVLLKDYIIRYFADYAKTKAVIY